From the Hordeum vulgare subsp. vulgare chromosome 1H, MorexV3_pseudomolecules_assembly, whole genome shotgun sequence genome, the window TTGGGGTCTGCCCGCCCGCCTGCCTGTCCGGATCTGTGGTATCCCGGCGGTCAAAGCCGGCAAGCCCAATCCACGTGCTCCAGCCTCGCCTAGTCGTAATCCAGCAAGAACACGAGCACGCCCTAGGAGTAGTAGCAGCCACGATCTCCCCGAGATCGATCTCGCGCCACGCGCCATTAATCCCGCCCCGCCCCAGACCTTCCTTCTACACCTACTCCTACCCTACGGCGCGACGGTCGACTGATCGAGGGTCGAGGCGATCATCGATGGATCCCAACATGGCGGGGCACACCGGGGCCAGCCCGTTCCTGGTCTCGCCGGCGACGGGGCGCGCCATGACCCCCTCCGCCTCCTACGACGGCaagccggcggcggcggacgcCGGGGCGGAGTTCGTGCTGGAGTCCAAGGGCACATGGTGGCACGCGGGGTTCCACCTCACCACGGCCATGGTTGGCCCGACGGTGCTCACGCTGCCGTACGCGCTGCGCGGCATGGGCTGGGCGCTCGGGCTCGCCGCGctcaccgccgtcgccgccgtcacCTTCTACACCTACTACCTCATGTCCCGCGTGCTCGACCACTGCgaggccgccggccgccgccacaTCCGCTTCCGGgagctcgccgccgacgtgctcggTACGTCTGCTTACCGTACTACATGCCTGCCTGCTGGATGCTTTAATTGTAGCCATTAATATATGGTCAGTAATTATCGTGGACCAAGTGTAATGATCGGCGTGAATAATGTGCTGTTTTGGATTGGTAATATGGTAGGGTCCGGGTGGGTGTTCTACGCGGTGGTCACCGTGCAGACCGCCATCAACGCCGGCATCACCATCGGCAGCATCCTCATCGCCGGCAACTGCCTCCAGGTATACATACTCCTGCTACATGAATTAATCTCCAGAAATTTCTATTGAACTGTTAGCGGTGCACAATTTCTATTGAACTATTAAAGCATTTACAACTCGATGCCTCAAACAATCTCTCATATGTCCGTGGACGCGTTCGGTCAGTGATCGaacagaagaaagaagaaaaaaacgaTCGGATCCTTCCTATCATTCCTGTATGCCCGGACGGTCCGCGAACCGTCGTATTAAGGACAAATATAGAAAGGATACGATGGCTCGCAAACGCGCCCGAGCAATCTGCCACGTAGGACACGACCCATCACAGACCgttttttttatttattcattttttttcttcctcttcatcaatcACGTACAAGTGACTAGACATATAAGACtatgagaaagaaaatgagaaatatGACCGCACGGACGGACAAATAGGGGACATATCCGGACACTGACCGGACACGTCTGCGGATGTTTAGATAGTCATATTTATatgtccggctgtagatgctagCAAATAAAAATGTTTTTTATTGTAAAATACTATCGGTAGACGATGCACAATAGATCGTGTAACAGAATAAAACAAAATGTTTCTTTACCTTAACTGTGCACCTCTGGTACGGTACGTGTTGGTGCAGATTATGTACGAGAGCTTGGCGCCGGATGGCACCCTGAAGCTGTAccacttcatcatcatcgtcgccgtcgtgtTGTCGCTCTTCTCGCAGATGCCGTCGTTCCACTCGCTGCGGTACATCAACCTCGGGTCCCTTGTCCTAGCCTTCGGCTACACCATCCTCGTCTCCGGCGCGTGCATTCGGGCAGGTAACGTGCAAACGGTGTTTCTGAATCTGAAATGTAAAAAAAGGAGCGACAAAGAAAATGCTTTGGTCCATATCTCAAAGAGATCTGAATTCTTTGGCAGGTATGTCGAGCAATGCTCCGGTGAAGGATTACTCGCTGAGCCCGTCAAAGTCCGGGAAGATGTACGACGCCTTCCTCTCCATCTCCATCCTGGCCACCGTGTTCGGCAACGGCATCCTGCCCGAGATCCAGGCCACCCTGGCGCCGCCGGCGGCGGGGAAGATGGTGAAGGCGCTCGTGCTCTGCTACACCGTGGTCTTCTTCACCTTCTACCTGGCAGCCATCTCCGGCTACTGGGCCTTCGGCAACACGGTGCAGTCCAACGCGCTGCAGAGCCTGATGCCGGACTCGGGGCCGTCGCTGGCACCGACGTGGCTGCTCGGCCTCGCcgtcgtgctcgtcctcctccagcTGCTGGCCATCGCGCTGGTGTACTCGCAGGTGGCGTACGAGATCATGGAGAAGGGGTCGGCGGACGCGGGCCGGGGCCGGTTCTCGTGGCGGAACCTGGCGCCGCGGGTGGCGCTGCGGACCTTGTACGTCGCGGCGTGCGCgttcgtggcggcggcgctgccCTTCTTCGGCGACATCGTGGGCGTGGTCGGCGCCCTGGGGTTTATCCCGCTCGACTTCGTGCTCCCCGTCGTCATGTACAACATGGCGTTGGCCCCGCCTAGGAGGTCGGCGGTGTACGTGATCAACGTGGCGATCATGGCCTTGTTCACCGGCGTTGGGATCATCGGCGCCATTGCTTCCGTGCGGAAGCTTGTGCTCGACGCCGGACAGTTCAAGCTGTTTAGTGACCATGTCGTCAGCTGAATTGGTTTCTTGCCCCGTATGTagatcatttttatcattttTTAGGGGAATATCTTTTTACAGCTCGGGTAAAGTAGGCCGGGCGTACGTGGCCCATCAACCACAGGAAAAAGTTCAAAACAAACCTTAAAGTTATAGACGAAAGCTAAATCAAACCTTGAAATTTGAATCCATGAAATCGGCACACCGAACGCATTGATCCTGATCTATTTTAAACGTTGACAGAACTTAGCCGGGATTTGCTGAATTGGACCGGGCCCATTAGCGCAGTTGCGCACGCGCGCATCCTCTGCTctggtttttttgttttttcattttctttttgcttttctACATGTGTATATTTTTTGTCAGTATCCAATGTATTTTTTAACACATATATGTATATCTTTTGATAAACTTCCAATATTTTTCAACACATTATGTACATTTTAAAAGtacatcttacaaaaaaaatacatggtaatatttttctaaataaatattttatattttataaataaaaataaacattttataaaattgatatatatatttttgAGGTATAAATAACAATAAACGTTGAATGTTTGGCGCTAGGATTATGCTCCTACAAATTTATAAAATGCATGTTGGACCAATACGAATAGAATTAAAAATATGAATAGAATTAAAAAATACGAATAGAACTAAAAATACGAATAGAATTAAAAAAAgccaaacatttttttgaaacaaaaaagaCATAGAATTTGTGACAaaaatagtaaacataaatatttttaacttctgaacaattttaaaaatgcGCGAACTTTTTTGAAACTTTGTAAAAAAAATTGTTAGTGAGCCGGTCCAATTTCTGTCTATAAGAGTAGCAGCCTAGCAGGTTATCCCGGTCGGGATTGTGGTATTGACAGAATCCCGGTGTGCTAAACGGAACTAGGGTTTAAAATAGACCGGGATTACAAGTTTGGAGTGCCAATTTTAGGGATTCAAAGTTTAGGGTTTGATTTAGCTTTCGTCTATAACTTTAAGGTTTGTTTTGGACTTTTTCCTCAACCGTACAACATCTGTCGCCGAATATCTCGCATTCCATGTTACAATACACTCCATCCGTCTTAAAATaaatgactcaaaaatgacttaaCTTTGCACTAAATATTTTTTAGTGCAGTACAGACGCAGACGCTCATATACACGTGCATACACTAACCCTTATGAATGCACACACGTATACCCTATCTCTATGACCACCATCGAAAGACTGAGCCGacacatcatcttgagatttacgaagtcattATAGATGCCTCGTCGGCGGCGGGACGTCTCCTCCCACCGAAAAAGTATCGTCGAAAATCCTGAAAAATATCCAAAAATAATGCAAGCACCAGGACTTGAACCCTGATGATTTGCATATGCCGAATATTTATGTGAGCAGCACAAAAAAGAGTTTTGATGTATTTGTTTCTTTGTAATGGAAAACATTTCCATTTAGCCGAACTGTTGCGTCCGACGCGTGCCACATGTTTGGATCAGTGGCGGAGCCAGCTCAGCCGGAGAGCCAGAGCAAAGGACACAACACTCCTGGATGTTGGTTGTTTGCCCCTAGAAAATGATGACCTGCTCTCTATTTACCACTACTTTTCATACGGGGATCCATGGGAGAGCCGGGGCAGTTGCCCCGGGCAGCCGGGAGGTGGCTCCGCCACTGGTTTGGATCTAAGCAAAACATTGGTGTCCTGGTGCGCCTTCTTCCagatctccttttttttcttctcactCCTCGATGAACTACCATCCGCCCGGTGAGCTCGCGCGACCACGGTCCCTCGCCCCTCATCCCGTCATCGACCAACTCCCTCTCAACGCTGACACTGGTGATCACAAGAGATGGGAGCCCATGGCCAACATGGAGGCAACGAGCCTAGGAGCTGCGGCCGGTGTCAGCGGAAGCTGCAACCAATGTAAGGCAGAGTTGCGACCATGGACGGCGAGCGTGGTGACCGcaaggatgtggcaacgttgctcCAAGGAAACAATCGGGCATCACCAATTTGTTACATGCTTCAACTAGCATCATAATTTGCTACAATAGTTGTACGTTTTTGCTACTACAGTTTATTTTTTTCCTACATCCATCACGGTGGAGCTGCGATTCCACGATGGTGACGACTTTTTTATTGCAACCAACATTGGATTTTACTGTCACCGGCAAACAATTTTGCTGCATCCATCATGGCGGAGCTGTGACCCTGCAACGACGGCGACTCTTTTGTTGCAATAATCGTCTGATTTTGCTACTACCGGCGTGTGATTTTGCTCTaggaattttgctactattgtgaaaatttgttcatgatttttataaaaatgtttatgTTTCAAAAAGTGTCCAGGAATTtaaaaaaatatcttttttaaattttgttcaaaatttaaaatcaGGAAAACATTTTATGAAACTCCCAAAGAAATTTGCAAacaagaacattttctgaaaatccCTAATGTTTTTCGAAGTTATGAATACTTTCTGAAAGGTGAACATGATTTTTAAAGATGCAAacattttttttttaatttgtgaaTGAAACATAATAATAGGAACATTTTTTAAGCttctaaacattttttgaaattttaaagaacaagaaagagaaggaaaaggaaTAAAAATTAGTAAATAATGAAATAAATAACATagtccctattgggctggcccaagTCGCTGCCTCAGTGTGCGTGTGTACTCGTGTGCCTATCGGGACGGTCCATGTCGCTGTTTGTGTCTGCGTCGAGCGGCTACTCGGTGAAAAATGCGGCGCATAGGAGCTCCCTACTGCAAAGACAATTGCGGTTGATGTGCTGAGCATCTCCTGTCATTGTGCCTTCGAGGAGGCGTTTTTTGACCATCGTGGTTTTATGCGGGCGGAACTTTTGCTTTGGGCGCCGAATTTTTTCCAGTGGTACCCCCATCCAAGAAGCCACTCACCGAAGCTCTCGACTTCAGCCCGTTTGCACCCTTACACGATGGGTTCCGTAGTGGGTGTGCATGCACGTTGTGAGCATGTGAGGAAAAAGGAGAGAGAGTGAGGTGAGAGTTTGACTTGTGGGGTTTTCACATACGAAAAATAGCGCCGACGCCCCAGCTGCCCCACAGGATCGTGGGTTTGGGTTGGGTTCGCCGGTCGAAATTTTGACCAAATCCGACGCTAATCGTGCTCGTGGGGGTGTGAATGGGACTTTTTTTGTCCGTCGGTGTCGAAAAAGTGCTCCTCGGGGCTTCTTGGCAACACgggtggagatgctctaagaaagAAAAAACATTTCGTTCGGTTCGTTCTTAGAAAAAAACTTACATTTTGTTTTTTAGACAAGAGGAAAATATCATTTCCCGTGTTGATGGACCAATTTCCCCCTCAACTCTAACACCGGATTAATCAGTCCCTTAAATCTTTAAAACGGGATAAAAtccccctaaggtggttttggactTGATTTTGAGTGGTTTTGATCTAGACAGTGCAGAGATGACCACTTCACTACCTCTAGCTGAAGCGCCTAGCTTGCCTCCGTGGCCGGCACGCTCGTCGCTCGTCGTCTTCTTGGTCTCCACCAGGTTGCCGCGAAAGTACTCCCGCTCGACACTCACACCGACGTCGATGCTTCGCGAGAAGCTGTCCGTCGCCGTGCTACTCCCAGGTCCGATCGCCCGTGTGGGAACCACTCTGTGTGCGCACCGCCTGGACTGGTTTCCTACTTGGCCGCCGTAGGAGATGAGCTGCATCAGCACCACCATCTGGGTCAAAACCACTCAAAATCAAGTCCAAAACCACCCTAGGAGGGAATTGATCCGGTTTTGAAGATTTGTAAGGTTGAGGGGGAAATTGGTCCATCGGACGATACTTTCCTCTTTAGACAAACAATTAAAGGACCGATTGTTTCTATCCGTACGTCGTCGATCATTTTACAGAAACTCCCCTATGTTTTTTCCAAATCAATCTGCAGTCCTGACATTAGTGACATGAACGAaccatttttttatatttttgcaaAAGCCCTTTCTATTTTCgttaaatcaacccgcagtccgtcTTTAAATGAGAGCGAAACATTTTGTTTCTTCGCATTTTACACAAAAAACACTGACTTTTATGATAAATAACCCGCAATCCATCTTTTAGTCAAAACAAATCATTTTTTATACTTTAACATAAACACGCCTGGCATATGCGTTAATAACCTCGTAGTCTATTCAGAATAAATTTGCATTTTCCaataacaatatcttttaaaccatgaattcaatttaaacatgttatatatatgaaattttattaaaaaatgtgtagagtttgaatatgtttttattttgcatgttaaatattttttaaatactatATAAGATACAATGTTAATCAATATTTGTCTTTATTTCGTATGGACGATCTGTATTATAAT encodes:
- the LOC123421053 gene encoding probable GABA transporter 2 — encoded protein: MDPNMAGHTGASPFLVSPATGRAMTPSASYDGKPAAADAGAEFVLESKGTWWHAGFHLTTAMVGPTVLTLPYALRGMGWALGLAALTAVAAVTFYTYYLMSRVLDHCEAAGRRHIRFRELAADVLGSGWVFYAVVTVQTAINAGITIGSILIAGNCLQIMYESLAPDGTLKLYHFIIIVAVVLSLFSQMPSFHSLRYINLGSLVLAFGYTILVSGACIRAGMSSNAPVKDYSLSPSKSGKMYDAFLSISILATVFGNGILPEIQATLAPPAAGKMVKALVLCYTVVFFTFYLAAISGYWAFGNTVQSNALQSLMPDSGPSLAPTWLLGLAVVLVLLQLLAIALVYSQVAYEIMEKGSADAGRGRFSWRNLAPRVALRTLYVAACAFVAAALPFFGDIVGVVGALGFIPLDFVLPVVMYNMALAPPRRSAVYVINVAIMALFTGVGIIGAIASVRKLVLDAGQFKLFSDHVVS